A single window of Williamwhitmania sp. DNA harbors:
- a CDS encoding CPBP family intramembrane glutamic endopeptidase: protein MKGWLKALLFFVAWIVTQVLVTAPVMYFRAKYGIEQNDSFVFWMTFITYTIQLATTLGIAAIFIKYIDKTKFVDLGFRLRKRWSHLAFGLLGGFVFISLGSGILILLGAITIQDVHFIPVSQLLWIVLFAMVAVNEETFARGYLLRALMESTGKYWALLISAIVFAGLHGLNPNMSWIAMINLLIAGILLGVYYIHFKNLWFSIGIHLTWNYFQGPVWGYHVSGTTTSGIFTLQESGSTLINGGEFGFEGSLVCTIMMLVAIVAIDLWARREKRKEELIVE, encoded by the coding sequence ATGAAAGGTTGGCTAAAAGCGCTTCTATTCTTCGTGGCTTGGATAGTTACACAGGTATTGGTAACGGCGCCAGTCATGTATTTTCGAGCAAAATATGGTATTGAGCAAAATGACAGCTTTGTGTTCTGGATGACATTCATTACCTATACCATCCAGTTGGCTACTACGCTAGGGATAGCTGCTATTTTTATCAAATATATCGACAAAACTAAATTCGTTGACCTAGGCTTTCGCCTTCGAAAAAGGTGGTCGCACTTAGCCTTTGGATTACTCGGCGGTTTTGTATTTATTAGCCTAGGATCTGGCATTCTGATACTCCTTGGGGCAATTACCATTCAGGATGTTCACTTTATACCAGTTTCTCAACTTCTATGGATTGTTCTCTTTGCCATGGTCGCGGTGAATGAGGAGACATTTGCTCGAGGTTACCTGCTCCGAGCGCTCATGGAGTCGACAGGAAAATATTGGGCACTGCTTATTTCGGCTATTGTGTTTGCCGGGCTGCATGGTTTAAACCCCAACATGTCATGGATTGCCATGATAAACCTACTCATTGCTGGAATACTGCTTGGCGTTTACTACATCCATTTTAAAAACCTTTGGTTCTCAATTGGCATTCACCTTACCTGGAACTACTTTCAGGGACCCGTTTGGGGATACCACGTTAGCGGAACTACTACCAGCGGAATCTTCACCTTGCAGGAGAGCGGTTCTACCCTAATAAACGGTGGCGAATTTGGCTTCGAGGGTTCGCTGGTTTGCACCATAATGATGCTTGTTGCCATTGTTGCCATCGACCTTTGGGCTAGGAGAGAAAAGCGCAAGGAGGAATTGATTGTGGAATAG
- a CDS encoding bifunctional nuclease family protein: protein MGKIKLNVLGISYSQTQSGAYALVLSEENGTRRIPIIIGGFEAQAIAIQLEDLVPPRPLTHDLFLNFARTFGIELLEVNIYKLEEGVFYSNLLCFDGDKELTIDARTSDAIALALRFKCPIFTTDAIIEKAGIVLDPEEEASTKMSQPVPTHNPDDEESEMYRNLTLPELEALLKEAINNEDYEKASKVQEEINKRS, encoded by the coding sequence ATGGGTAAAATTAAGCTGAACGTTCTTGGAATTTCGTACAGCCAGACTCAATCCGGAGCTTATGCTCTTGTGCTTAGTGAGGAAAACGGTACAAGAAGAATACCAATAATAATTGGTGGGTTTGAAGCACAAGCTATCGCCATACAACTTGAAGATCTAGTTCCTCCTCGACCACTAACTCATGATCTCTTTCTGAACTTTGCTCGCACCTTTGGTATTGAGCTGCTGGAGGTAAATATTTACAAGTTGGAGGAAGGAGTTTTCTACTCCAATCTTCTCTGCTTCGATGGCGACAAGGAGCTGACCATTGATGCCAGAACCTCCGATGCCATAGCGCTGGCATTACGCTTTAAGTGCCCCATTTTTACTACAGACGCAATTATCGAAAAAGCAGGAATAGTATTAGATCCAGAAGAAGAAGCCTCCACAAAGATGTCCCAACCGGTACCCACCCATAATCCTGACGATGAGGAATCAGAGATGTATAGGAATCTCACGCTGCCTGAGTTGGAAGCACTGCTTAAGGAAGCCATCAATAACGAGGACTACGAAAAAGCCTCCAAGGTTCAGGAGGAGATAAATAAACGATCCTAA